In Primulina eburnea isolate SZY01 chromosome 3, ASM2296580v1, whole genome shotgun sequence, one DNA window encodes the following:
- the LOC140827017 gene encoding SH3 domain-containing protein 2-like, giving the protein MDAIRKQASRLREQVARQQQAVLKQFGGGGYGGSDNVATDDPELLQHQKLERLYISTRAAKHFQRDIVRGVEGYIVTGSKQVEIGTKLSEDSRKYGVENTCTSGDLLSKAASNFARARAQMEKERGNLLKVFGTQVAEPLRAMVMGAPLEDARHLAQRYDRMRQEAEAQAVDVAKKQARVREGTAHPDMLLKLEGAEIKLQELKSNVATLGKEAAATMAAVESQQQRLTLQRLIAMVEAERSYHQLVLQILDQLEGEMMSERQRIEGAPSPSMDSTPAPPSYEEVNGASTSPAHNGLSDGMGYFLGEVMYSYQAESNVELNLSVGDYIVVRKVSSNGWAEGECKGKAGWFPFGYIERRERVLASKIAEVF; this is encoded by the exons ATGGATGCTATTAGAAAACAAGCCTCCAGGCTCCGAGAACAGGTCGCGAGGCAACAACAG GCTGTCCTTAAGCAATTTGGAGGAGGGGGTTATGGAGGTTCAGACAATGTTGCAACTGATGATCCCGAGCTCCTGCAGCACCAGAAGCTTGAAAGGCTCTACATATCTACTCGTGCTGCCAAG CATTTTCAAAGAGACATTGTTCGTGGTGTTGAAGGGTATATTGTTACCGGGTCTAAGCAAGTTGAGATAG GAACTAAATTGTCGGAAGATAGCAGGAAGTATGGAGTTGAGAACACTTGTACCAGTGGCGACTTATTATCAAAAGCTGCATCAAATTTTGCACGAGCTCGTGCTCAAATGGAGAAAGAACGTGGAAATCTCTTAAAAGTCTTTGGTACACAG GTGGCTGAACCATTAAGAGCTATGGTAATGGGAGCTCCACTGGAAGATGCTCGCCATCTTGCTCAGAGATACGATAGAATGCGGCAAGAGGCAGAAGCTCAG GCTGTTGATGTTGCCAAAAAACAAGCCAGAGTCAGAGAAGGAACTGCCCATCCTGATATGCTATTGAAACTTGAAGGAGCTGAAATTAAACTGCAAGAGCTGAAGTCGAATGTGGCCACATTGGGGAAAGAAGCAGCTGCAACAATGGCTGCTGTGGAATCTCAGCAACAAAGATTGACACTTCAAAGACTAATAGCCATG GTTGAAGCAGAACGTTCTTACCATCAGCTTGTTCTTCAAATACTGGATCAATTAGAAGGCGAG ATGATGTCAGAGCGCCAAAGAATTGAAGGTGCACCTTCTCCAAGCATGGATAGTACGCCTGCTCCTCCATCTTATGAAGAAGTAAATGGTGCGAGTACTTCGCCTGCACATAATGGATTAAGTGATGGCATGGGATACTTTCTTGGGGAA GTTATGTACTCTTATCAAGCTGAATCTAATGTGGAGCTTAATTTGTCAGTTGGAGATTATATCGTCGTGCGGAAG GTATCAAGTAATGGCTGGGCCGAAGGGGAATGCAAAGGAAAAGCAGGTTGGTTTCCATTTGGATACATTGAAAGACGAGAGCGTGTTCTTGCAAGTAAGATAGCGGAAGTTTTCTGA
- the LOC140828339 gene encoding B-box zinc finger protein 20-like produces MKIQCDECGKEAYVFCTADEAALCQNCDSRIHNANKIARKHPRFSLQHPLCKESPSCDVCQERRALLFCQEDRALLCKECDVPVHRANEHTSKHNRFLLTGVQISPATNSEHQVPTPPTKFRSETEIKNSVTTDMSFQSNSVSNNSEQRSIFYESQLVGHQGSSSTSSISEYLMESLPGWHVEDLPDPSPFWLL; encoded by the exons ATGAAGATTCAATGCGATGAATGTGGGAAGGAAGCATATGTCTTCTGCACTGCGGATGAGGCAGCCCTTTGCCAAAACTGCGATAGTCGAATCCATAACGCCAACAAAATCGCTCGCAAACATCCCCGTTTCTCCCTTCAACACCCTCTATGCAAAGAATCCCCGAGCTGCGACGTTTGCCAG GAAAGGAGGGCGTTGCTGTTTTGCCAAGAAGACAGGGCTTTACTTTGTAAAGAGTGTGATGTTCCAGTACACAGAGCCAATGAACACACCAGCAAGCACAACAGGTTTCTTCTCACCGGAGTCCAGATTTCCCCGGCCACCAATTCCGAGCATCAAGTTCCAACACCCCCCACCAAATTTAGATCAGAAACAGAAATCAAGAATTCCGTGACCACGGACATGAGTTTCCAGTCGAATTCGGTTTCAAATAATTCGGAACAAAGATCCATTTTTTACGAGAGTCAGCTTGTTGGCCATCAGGGTTCATCTTCAACCAGCAGCATATCAGAGTATTTAATGGAGAGTTTACCTGGTTGGCATGTTGAGGATTTGCCCGATCCTTCACCATTTTGGTTACTGTAA